One genomic region from Salvia hispanica cultivar TCC Black 2014 chromosome 2, UniMelb_Shisp_WGS_1.0, whole genome shotgun sequence encodes:
- the LOC125206865 gene encoding zinc finger protein 559-like, which translates to MGQVEEQRYVCRICSKPCVSGKSLGGHMRAHLASKKSAVNPNCVEEFGDSDESKHALTAKTTNSCRECGKEFASLRALSGHMRFHSIKNKKEVHLCKECGRGFESIRAVFGHMKSHSTKKVSSVVVESFCPVRRKRSEIKYKGTGCGSFSKLISDSDHSGGVVASNVSEFENGMGVDLVCDEGFLKDGIESNGCDDESCENGADLEMVEEKHRAMSSDWVEQEMGSGGSARGSLRELRA; encoded by the exons ATGGGGCAAGTCGAAGAACAGAGATACGTGTGCAGAATCTGCAGCAAACCCTGCGTTAGTGGGAAGTCTTTGGGAGGCCATATGAGGGCTCATTTGGCTTCCAAGAAATCAGCTGTGAATCCCAACTGTGTGGAAGAATTTGGAGATAGTGATGAGAGCAAACACGCCCTTACTGCAAAGACAACGAATTCTTGCAGAGAATGCGGCAAGGAATTCGCCTCGTTGAGGGCTCTTTCGGGCCACATGAGGTTCCATTCGATCAAGAACAAGAAGGAGGTGCATTTGTGCAAGGAATGTGGCAGAGGGTTTGAATCCATAAGGGCTGTGTTTGGTCACATGAAGAGCCATTCTACTAAGAAGGTGTCCAGTGTTGTTGTTGAGAGTTTCTGCCCGGTTCGGAGGAAGAGATCCGAGATCAAGTATAAGGGCACT GGGTGTGGAAGTTTCTCGAAGCTCATCTCGGATTCTGATCACTCTGGAGGTGTTGTTGCATCAAATGTGTCtgaatttgaaaatggaaTGGGAGTTGATCTTGTGTGTGATGAGGGATTCTTGAAAGATGGTATTGAAAGCAATGGATGTGATGATGAGTCTTGTGAAAATGGAGCTGATCTTGAAATGGTGGAGGAGAAGCATAGGGCTATGAGCTCTGATTGGGTCGAGCAAGAGATGGGGTCGGGGGGATCAGCTCGTGGCTCGTTGAGGGAGCTGCGAGCATGA
- the LOC125205133 gene encoding dihydrolipoyllysine-residue succinyltransferase component of 2-oxoglutarate dehydrogenase complex, mitochondrial-like, protein MNYPNWAEIQQNQNPNPNPEFSVLHAPNHSLPYSQNLAPNPYQQSNLVPGPYQQSNVASHTGYFLPPQPHPPGVDPPAPVIYAPPAAVTYAPPVNYVPQPSYEAQQVADAAAAPAVYYPDQNARWIAAIQQYGATPYAAGVSTPNPAIQVQRGQIRKKAPKKTTTVVQSAWCEVCKVDCNSKGVLDQHKLGRKHLKNLKKLGAAAQTIYAPVIAAPISAITSTAGPPPATIATTTSLPVPAPAPAPVSSHVLPSTSTGEPIIGPPENPAITKPTKSRKKAVARTEDLETKRRKVLEGGAEATAVRACNICNVICNSDTVFNYHIAGQKHASMAKKHGLGAGVGASAT, encoded by the exons ATGAATTACCCAAATTGGGCTGAAATTCAGCAAaaccaaaaccctaaccctaatcCTGAATTCTCAGTGCTGCACGCCCCCAATCACTCACTGCCTTACTCTCAAAATCTAGCCCCCAATCCCTACCAACAATCGAATCTCGTCCCCGGTCCCTACCAACAATCAAATGTCGCTTCCCATACTGGTTATTTTCTGCCTCCTCAGCCTCACCCGCCGGGCGTTGATCCGCCGGCGCCCGTGATCTACGCGCCGCCAGCAGCAGTGACCTACGCGCCGCCTGTCAACTACGTGCCGCAACCGAGTTACGAGGCTCAGCAGGTTGCAGATGCGGCTGCGGCTCCGGCTGTTTATTATCCGGATCAAAATGCGAGATGGATAGCTGCTATCCAGCAATATGGTGCGACTCCATATGCCGCT GGTGTAAGCACGCCTAATCCAGCAATTCAAGTACAAAGAGGACAAATCAGGAAAAAAGCCCCTAAGAAGACGACGACGGTCGTGCAGTCTGCTTGGTGTGAGGTGTGCAAAGTCGACTGTAACAGCAAAGGTGTTCTTGACCAGCATAAATTGGGGAGGAAGCACCtcaaaaatcttaaaaaattaggAGCAGCAGCTCAAACTATATACGCACCTGTCATAGCAGCCCCCATCTCCGCAATTACTAGCACTGCAGGCCCTCCTCCTGCCACTATAGCTACTACCACATCTCTGCCTGTCCCAGCACCAGCTCCGGCTCCCGTTTCCAGTCACGTTCTACCTTCAACTTCTACAGGTGAACCAATCATCGGACCACCAGAGAATCCAGCAATAACCAAACCCACAAAATCTCGGAAGAAAGCAGTTGCTCGAACTGAAGATCTGGAAACAAAAAGAAGGAAAGTTTTGGAAGGAGGAGCGGAAGCTACTGCCGTGCGTGCATGCAACATATGCAACGTGATCTGCAACAGCGACACGGTTTTCAACTATCACATTGCTGGTCAGAAACATGCTTCAATGGCCAAGAAGCATGGCTTGGGAGCTGGAGTTGGTGCTTCTGCCACCTGA
- the LOC125205127 gene encoding probable galacturonosyltransferase 14, whose amino-acid sequence MQLHFSPSMRSITISSNNSGGNGNGGGDLMKIKVAARHVSYRTLFHSILILAFLLPFAFILTALVTLEGVNKCSSIDCLGRRLGPKLLGRSNDSGRMVKDFVKILNQVNSEKVPDTLKIPESYNQLLSEMKNNKYSTKDFALILKGMMERSERDIRQSKFAELMNKHFAASAIPKSIHCLSLRLTDEYSSNAHARRQLPAPELLPLLSDNSYHHFVLSTDNILAAAVVVTSAVQNSANPEKIVFHVITDKKTYAGMHSWFALHPLPPAIVEVKGVHQFDWLTRENVPVLEAVENHYGIRNYYHGNHIAGANLSDTTPRTFASKLQARSPKYISLLNHLRIYLPELFPNLDKVVFLDDDIVIQRDLSPLWEIDLNGKVNGAVETCKGEDEWVMSKRLRNYFNFSHPLIAKNLNPDDCAWAYGMNIFDLHQWRKTNIRDTYHSWLKENLKSNLTLWKLGTLPPALIAFKGHVHPIDPSWHMLGLGYQNKTNIENVKKAAVIHYNGQSKPWLEIGFEHLRPFWTKYVNYSSDFVRNCHILE is encoded by the exons ATGCAGCTGCACTTCTCACCTAGCATGAGAAGTATAACGATTTCATCAAACAACAGTGgaggaaatggaaatggaggTGGAGATTTGATGAAGATCAAGGTCGCAGCTCGCCACGTTTCGTATCGCACGCTGTTCCACAGCATTCTGATTCTCGCGTTTTTGTTGCCGTTTGCGTTCATTCTAACGGCTCTTGTCACCCTTGAAGGTGTCAACAAGTGCTCGTCGATTG aTTGTTTAGGACGTCGGTTAGGACCAAAGCTTCTTGGTAGATCCAATGATTCAGGG AGGATGGTGAAGGACTTTGTTAAGATTTTGAATCAAGTAAACTCTGAGAAAGTCCCTGACACTTTGAAGATCCCAGAATCTTATAATCAGCTTCTTtctgaaatgaaaaacaacAAGTACAGTACAAAGGACTTTGCCCTGATTCTAAAAGGGATG ATGGAGAGATCTGAAAGGGATATAAGGCAGTCCAAGTTCGCCGAGCTTATGAATAAACACTTTGCAGCTAGTGCCATACCAAAGAGTATTCATTGCCTTTCACTGAGGCTGACTGATGAGTATTCTTCCAATGCTCATGCACGCAGGCAGTTACCTGCTCCGGAGTTACTTCCTTTGCTCTCTGACAACTCCTACCATCACTTTGTGTTATCCACAGACAACATTCTTGCTGCTGCAGTTGTTGTAACATCTGCTGTGCAGAATTCTGCAAACCCTGAAAAGATAGTTTTCCATGTGATAACTGACAAGAAGACTTATGCTGGCATGCATTCATGGTTTGCCCTTCATCCTTTGCCTCCTGCTATAGTTGAAGTAAAAGGTGTACATCAGTTTGATTGGTTAACAAGAGAGAATGTTCCAGTTCTTGAAGCTGTGGAAAACCACTATGGTATTAGGAATTACTACCATGGGAATCACATTGCTGGGGCCAATCTTAGTGATACGACCCCACGAACATTTGCATCCAAATTACAGGCTAGAAGTCCAAAGTACATATCATTGCTTAACCATCTCCGCATATATCTCCCAGAG CTATTCCCGAACCTTGATAAAGTGGTTTTCCTGGATGATGATATTGTAATTCAACGAGATCTGTCTCCTCTCTGGGAAATTGACCTTAATGGAAAAGTAAATGGAGCTGTTGAAACTTGTAAAGGTGAGGATGAGTGGGTTATGTCCAAGCGACTCAGGAACTATTTCAACTTCTCTCATCCACTTATAGCAAAGAACTTAAATCCGGATGACTGTGCATGGGCATATGGGATGAATATTTTTGACTTGCATCAGTGGAGAAAGACAAATATTAGAGATACTTATCACTCCTGGCTTAAAGAG AATCTTAAGTCAAACCTCACGTTATGGAAACTTGGAACTCTTCCCCCAGCTTTGATTGCTTTCAAGGGTCATGTTCATCCAATCGATCCTTCCTGGCACATGCTTGGGTTGGGCTATCAGAACAAgacaaatattgaaaatgtgaaaaaggCAGCCGTGATCCACTACAACGGCCAGTCAAAACCATGGTTGGAGATTGGATTTGAGCATCTCCGACCATTCTGGACAAAATACGTAAACTACTCTAGCGATTTCGTAAGGAACTGCCACATCTTGGAGTAG
- the LOC125205138 gene encoding membrane-anchored ubiquitin-fold protein 1-like yields the protein MSAAQDQLEIKFRLTDGSDIGPRNFPMATSIATLKENIIAEWPRALLCVSILVGMLLVTSLHVAFFPPTPCSSAKFGWIRVSADLHESEKEDGPHTVKDIKLISAGRVLENSRSVGECRSPLYDIPGGVTMHVVVQPHEMKPQTDPKQSKCACVIL from the exons ATGTCTGCAGCTCAAGATCAGCTCGAGATCAAGTTCAGGTTAACCGATGGCTCAGATATTGGCCCGAGAAACTTCCCTATGGCCACGAGTATCGCTACCTTGAAGGAGAATATCATAGCAGAATGGCCTAGAG CTCTACTTTGTGTAAGCATCCTTGTAGGGATGCTACTTGTAACGTCGTTGCACGTTGCATTCTTCCCTCCGACCCCTTGTTCCTCTGCCAAATTTGGTTGGATAAGAGTTTCAGCTGATCTCCATGAGTCTG AGAAAGAAGATGGGCCACATACAGTAAAAGACATCAAGTTGATCAGTGCAGGGAGGGTACTGGAGAACAGCAGAAGTGTGGGCGAATGCAGGAGCCCGTTATATGATATCCCAGGAGGCGTCACCATGCACGTTGTCGTTCAACCACACG AAATGAAACCACAAACTGATCCGAAGCAGAGCAAATGCGCGTGTGTGATATTATGA
- the LOC125205126 gene encoding pentatricopeptide repeat-containing protein At3g29290-like: MVEVLSTPPACSVSVHPSIRDFRIPFRCINCSAYFDFGWKMNMNSVSAKNHSFGVVALAENSYLRTVRQRGSFLLCKSIDSKVSRGMRNNVASLELRELVCEGEKEGLDGNGSKNILPPWGGLADRELDDRNCLDVRAPMPLKAGDESMDEIHYLEERDEEVLSNRILKLSRANKVRSALTLYRSMVVSGLLPRSHACNSLLTCLLRNRRLDDALRVFEFMKSSDIATGHTYSLVLKAVADVQSRDVALTMFEEAERDGRTKKHMDVVVYNTMIAMCGKVNDWRQAERMWRSLRDNGCVGTTVTYRMLVCIFVRCGQNELALDAHHEMVQNGLSPDDDAMQAVIGACTREGKWDTALDILQTMLGNDMNPSLVTCNALINSLGKAGKVDLAFNVYELLKSLGYAPDAYTWNGLLCALNRANRHSDALQLFESIRKEHSSVLNLHIYNTCLMSCQRLGLWDRAMQLLWQMEGAGFPVSVTSYNLVIGACEAAKKPKVALQVYKHMVHQKQNPDVFTLLSLIRSCIWGSLWKDVEEILNAEPNGSLYNAAIQGSCLRKEIDLARRLYEKMREIGLKPDGKTRAMMLQNLPRC; this comes from the exons ATGGTGGAGGTGCTGAGTACTCCACCAGCATGTTCTGTTTCAGTTCATCCAAGCATTCGTGATTTTAGGATCCCTTTTCGGTGCATCAATTGCTCtgcatattttgattttgggtgGAAGATGAATATGAATTCTGTTTCAGCCAAAAATCATAGTTTTGGTGTGGTGGCGTTGGCTGAAAACTCGTATTTAAGAACAGTTAGACAACGGGGAAGTTTTCTGCTATGCAAGTCAATAGACAGTAAAGTTTCGCGAGGTATGCGAAACAATGTTGCAAGTCTTGAGCTTAGGGAGTTGGTTTGTGAGGGAGAGAAAGAGGGTCTTGATGGGAATGGCTCCAAAAACATATTGCCACCTTGGGGTGGTTTGGCTGATCGAGAATTGGATGATCGGAACTGTTTGGATGTTCGTGCACCAATGCCTTTGAAGGCCGGTGATGAGAGTATGGATGAGATACACTATTTGGAGGAGAGAGATGAGGAAGTGTTGTCAAATAGGATTCTGAAGCTCAGTCGGGCGAATAAAGTGAGGAGTGCATTGACATTGTATAGATCAATGGTCGTTTCTGGTCTGCTGCCTCGTTCGCATGCTTGTAATTCCCTTCTCACGTGTCTGTTGAGGAATAGAAGGCTAGATGATGCCTTGAGAGTGTTTGAATTCATGAAGTCGAGTGATATCGCCACTGGCCACACTTACAGCTTGGTTTTGAAAGCAGTGGCTGATGTTCAGAGCCGTGATGTGGCCTTAACCATGTTTGAGGAAGCAGAAAGGGACGGCAGAACCAAGAAACACATGGATGTGGTTGTTTACAACACTATGATAGCGATGTGTGGGAAGGTGAATGACTGGCGTCAGGCTGAGAGGATGTGGAGAAGTTTGAGAGACAATGGCTGTGTAGGGACAACAGTCACGTATCGTATGCTGGTCTGCATATTCGTCCGCTGTGGTCAGAATGAGCTAGCTCTTGATGCCCATCACGAGATGGTTCAAAACGGATTGAGCCCAGATGATGATGCTATGCAAGCTGTAATAGGGGCGTGCACGAGGGAGGGGAAATGGGACACGGCCCTCGATATCTTGCAAACCATGTTGGGAAACGATATGAACCCAAGTCTCGTTACTTGTAATGCTCTGATCAATTCACTGGGCAAAGCAGGCAAGGTTGATCTTGCATTCAACGTGTACGAGCTCTTGAAGTCGTTGGGGTATGCACCCGATGCATACACGTGGAACGGCCTGCTCTGTGCGCTGAACAGAGCAAACCGACACTCTGATGCTCTTCAGCTCTTCGAGAGCATTAGGAAAGAGCACAGTTCCGTGTTGAACCTGCATATATACAACACTTGTTTGATGTCTTGCCAGAGGCTTGGATTATGGGATAGGGCAATGCAGCTGCTATGGCAGATGGAAGGGGCCGGTTTCCCCGTCTCTGTCACATCGTACAATCTTGTCATCGGAGCTTGTGAGGCCGCAAAGAAGCCAAAGGTCGCGTTGCAAGTATACAAGCACATGGTTCATCAGAAACAGAATCCGGATGTATTCACTCTCTTGTCGTTGATAAGAAGCTGCATTTGGGGTTCCCTTTGGAAAGACGTGGAGGAAATTCTAAAT GCAGAACCAAATGGATCTCTATACAATGCTGCTATACAGGGATCATGCTTGAGGAAGGAGATTGATTTGGCGAGGAGATTGTACGAGAAAATGCGCGAGATTGGCCTCAAACCCGATGGCAAAACCCGGGCTATGATGCTGCAGAACTTGCCCAGATGTTGA
- the LOC125205136 gene encoding EID1-like F-box protein 2 encodes MHITKQYRCVHSAACVCTKGHLSEEVIFLVFNHLNWNPKLIVALSCTCKWLDDLAKRVLWKEFCKTRAPKMMRDLHSSGSHIVDGSWRALGKLLIYCSGCKKDGLFNRVHVPGHFVYRTRFSRTSGKSFLLSQCRTDVLYISDPCEHLDQGEEGDIGFFRGIFKSFATSKVRKLLISRGAPLHPKEVCPYCKAKLWNMQAANMIPSSASCRLGAYDDCIEYYVCLNGHVLGICTLLPLSDTDEASEE; translated from the coding sequence ATGCATATCACAAAGCAATATCGCTGCGTGCACTCCGCAGCCTGTGTTTGTACCAAAGGGCACCTTAGTGAGGAAGTGATCTTCTTAGTTTTCAACCATTTGAACTGGAACCCTAAGTTGATAGTGGCCCTTTCTTGCACGTGCAAATGGCTAGACGATCTCGCCAAACGAGTCCTCTGGAAGGAGTTCTGCAAGACACGGGCTCCTAAGATGATGCGCGATCTCCACTCCAGCGGAAGCCATATCGTGGATGGGAGCTGGAGGGCCCTCGGAAAGCTTCTCATATACTGCTCCGGATGCAAGAAAGACGGGCTGTTCAACCGCGTCCACGTCCCCGGCCATTTCGTGTACAGGACACGTTTCTCAAGGACATCGGGGAAGAGCTTTCTCCTATCACAATGCAGGACGGACGTCTTGTACATCTCCGACCCCTGTGAGCATCTCGACCAAGGGGAGGAAGGGGATATAGGGTTTTTCCGTGGGATCTTCAAATCCTTTGCGACGTCTAAAGTCAGGAAACTGTTGATCAGCCGGGGTGCCCCGCTGCATCCGAAGGAGGTGTGTCCATACTGCAAGGCGAAGCTGTGGAACATGCAGGCAGCCAACATGATACCCTCGAGCGCCAGCTGCAGGCTCGGCGCGTACGATGACTGCATCGAGTATTATGTGTGTCTCAACGGACACGTGCTCGGGATATGCACCTTGTTGCCTTTATCTGATACAGATGAAGCATCTGAGGAGTGA
- the LOC125205121 gene encoding uncharacterized protein LOC125205121, with product MAEASDDSMATPTKSDGSVNNDLAGNQDSPSNGHSIDAHNLGASVGSRGRGNSSLRSSADKLVSSNGKEKVVPHYLRASTGSCHDFCKFGKHHLDESKSRKPFRKRIAKLSPDQIPVEIRVAGDKKKKEVVLDGEETREVAAGGKKKDVVAAGGKKKDVVAAGDEKREEVVTGGKKKKEVFSNGEKKRGVVTDGEEKKEVVAGSKKKEVVASGGKKKEEVVLSGEEKKEEVVAGDRMKEEVVAGDRMKEEVVTGDGMKEEVVTDDEKKEEVVSSDEKMEEVIAGDEMMEEVVSGVETKEEFVNHGPPIDVKVRSNGLRSSLDTKSYPPKPKHRPSTYTNNSSPRVPSSNSKSDLRTPKLSTYTKTSSSKQNGSSGSKTLLPKCKSSSAKKSPSVDPPEIKSVYFPHTEVEDSVKQGSSIDDKISKTEKKTTSASKQRSSPVKLKPVKVKPLSSPNDSDGMHGKGRKLMTAKASAKKALTPPSATLLSKLPLRKTAQINSGKRGNLKLVSPLKDPNRTRRVNSKASESEKVTEKKLRVIRVGAGNNVSESSPKSPLSAESSSRGKSLSLSSYEEDNSEMEESSVKTRKLISKNSLKTVKEAPVKENPKKAVRKNRVVVAGDKHISPVKVKFRMGKVVELQSDNNTPRKLIFRRARVLGVEESNLRRKTTKKAGVTSDMASTGVLPQKVVLKHQDVQGKKDAQGLLNNVIEETASKLVVSRKSKVKALVGAFETVISLQESKPSTQVVS from the coding sequence ATGGCTGAAGCAAGTGATGATTCTATGGCTACTCCCACGAAAAGTGATGGGAGTGTGAACAATGATTTGGCTGGGAATCAGGATTCTCCGAGTAATGGGCACAGCATTGATGCCCATAATCTTGGAGCTTCTGTTGGTTCCCGTGGTCGGGGGAACAGTTCCTTGAGGAGTTCTGCAGACAAATTGGTGTCTTCCAATGGCAAAGAAAAAGTGGTTCCTCATTATCTCAGAGCATCTACTGGCTCTTGTCATGATTTCTGTAAATTTGGAAAGCACCATTTAGATGAAAGTAAATCAAGGAAGCCTTTCCGGAAAAGGATTGCAAAACTGTCTCCTGATCAGATACCTGTTGAGATACGGGTTGCAGGtgacaagaagaagaaagaggtGGTTTTGGATGGTGAGGAGACGAGAGAGGTGGCCGCAGGTGGCAAGAAGAAAGATGTGGTGGCCGCAGGTGGCAAGAAGAAAGATGTGGTGGCTGCAGGTGACgagaagagagaagaggtGGTCACAGGtggcaagaagaagaaagaggtTTTTTCGAATGGCGAGAAGAAGAGAGGGGTTGTCACAGATGGCGAGGAGAAGAAAGAGGTTGTCGCAGGTAGCAAGAAGAAAGAAGTGGTGGCCTCAGGTGgcaagaagaaggaagaggTGGTTTTGAGTGGTGAGGAGAAGAAGGAAGAGGTGGTCGCAGGTGACAGGATGAAGGAAGAGGTGGTCGCAGGTGACAGGATGAAGGAAGAGGTGGTCACAGGTGACGGGATGAAGGAAGAGGTGGTCACAGATGACGAGAAGAAAGAAGAGGTGGTCTCAAGTGATGAGAAGATGGAAGAGGTGATCGCAGGTGACGAGATGATGGAAGAGGTGGTTTCAGGTGTCGAAACAAAGGAAGAATTTGTTAATCATGGACCTCCAATCGATGTGAAAGTCCGTTCAAATGGCTTGAGGTCATCCCTTGATACCAAATCTTATCCCCCAAAGCCAAAGCACAGGCCTTCAACATACACCAACAATAGTTCACCTAGAGttccttcttcaaattctAAATCTGATTTGCGGACACCTAAACTGTCCACTTATACCAAAACTTCCTCCTCAAAGCAAAATGGCTCTTCTGGCAGTAAGACTCTTTTGCCGAAGTGCAAGTCTTCATCGGCTAAGAAATCTCCTTCAGTGGATCCCCCAGAAATCAAGAGTGTATACTTTCCCCATACGGAAGTTGAAGATTCAGTGAAACAAGGTTCCTCAATCgatgataaaatatcaaaaacggAGAAAAAGACAACTTCTGCATCCAAGCAGCGGTCGTCTCCTGTGAAGTTGAAACCTGTTAAGGTTAAACCATTATCTTCTCCTAATGATTCAGATGGTATGCATGGAAAAGGCAGAAAATTGATGACAGCCAAAGCATCTGCAAAGAAGGCATTGACACCTCCTTCTGCTACTCTGCTGTCTAAGCTTCCTTTGAGAAAGACAGCACAAATCAATTCGGGAAAACGTGGAAACTTAAAATTGGTGTCTCCTCTGAAGGATCCCAATAGGACACGAAGGGTTAATTCTAAGGCATCTGAGAGTGAGAAGGTTACTGAGAAAAAGCTGCGTGTCATCAGGGTTGGAGCTGGCAACAATGTCTCTGAGTCATCACCTAAATCTCCACTATCAGCCGAATCATCGTCTCGTGGAAAGTCTTTGTCACTATCTTCTTATGAAGAGGACAATTCAGAGATGGAGGAGAGCTCTGTTAAAACACGCAAACTTATCTCCAAGAACTCGCTGAAGACTGTCAAAGAAGCACCTGTGAAAGAGAATCCTAAGAAGGCAGTGCGAAAGAACAGGGTGGTTGTTGCGGGAGATAAACATATCTCTCCTGTGAAAGTGAAGTTCAGAATGGGGAAGGTAGTGGAACTTCAGTCGGATAATAATACACCTAGGAAACTTATATTTAGGAGggcaagggtcttaggagtaGAAGAAAGTAATCTGAGGAGGAAAACCACGAAAAAAGCGGGAGTCACTAGTGACATGGCTAGTACAGGGGTTTTGCCTCAAAAGGTTGTTTTAAAGCATCAAGATGTGCAAGGGAAGAAAGATGCTCAAGGTTTGTTGAACAATGTCATTGAAGAGACGGCAAGTAAACTCGTCGTGAGTAGGAAAAGTAAGGTTAAAGCCCTGGTGGGAGCTTTTGAAACCGTGATCTCTCTACAAGAAAGTAAACCTTCCACACAAGTTGTGAGTTAA